The following proteins are encoded in a genomic region of Streptomyces lunaelactis:
- a CDS encoding cold-shock protein, giving the protein MAQGTVKWFNAEKGYGFIAVDGGADVFVHYSAIQMDGYRTLEEGQRVEFEISQGQKGPQADMVKLAV; this is encoded by the coding sequence ATGGCTCAGGGCACCGTCAAGTGGTTCAACGCGGAGAAGGGGTACGGCTTCATCGCGGTCGACGGTGGTGCGGATGTTTTCGTCCACTACAGCGCGATCCAGATGGACGGGTACCGCACCCTTGAAGAGGGTCAGCGAGTCGAATTCGAGATCTCGCAGGGCCAGAAGGGTCCGCAGGCGGACATGGTCAAGCTCGCCGTCTGA
- the thrC gene encoding threonine synthase, which produces MAVQTVSSTTTPVNLGPAAALSCRECGERFELGPIFACALCFGPLEVAYDLPSGDPEALKKRIEAGPNNIWRYAPLLPVPADVAEKPNINPGFTKLVQADNLARELGVTGGLFIKDDSGNPTHSFKDRVVAIAVEAARAFGFTTLSCSSTGNLAGAVGAAAARAGFRSCVFIPHDLEQGKVVMAAVYGGELVGIEGNYDDVNRFCSELIGDPVGEGWGFVNVNLRPYYGEGSKTLAYEICEQLGWRLPDQIVIPIASGSQLTKIDKGLQELIKLGLVEDKPYKIFGAQAEGCSPVSTAFKAGHDVVRPQKPNTIAKSLAIGNPADGPYVLDIARRTGGAVEDVNDEQVVDAIKLLARTEGIFAETAGGVTVGVTKKLIEAGVLDPSLTTVVLNTGDGLKTLDAVAPTTGLTATIRPSVDAFRAAGLAG; this is translated from the coding sequence ATGGCTGTGCAGACTGTTTCGAGCACCACCACCCCCGTGAACCTGGGTCCCGCCGCGGCGCTCTCGTGCCGCGAGTGCGGAGAGCGTTTCGAACTCGGCCCGATCTTCGCCTGTGCCCTGTGTTTCGGGCCGCTCGAGGTCGCGTACGACCTGCCGAGCGGCGACCCCGAGGCGCTGAAGAAGCGGATCGAAGCGGGTCCGAACAACATCTGGCGGTACGCCCCGCTGCTGCCCGTCCCCGCCGACGTGGCCGAGAAGCCGAACATCAACCCCGGCTTCACCAAGCTCGTCCAGGCCGACAATCTCGCCCGTGAGCTGGGCGTCACCGGCGGCCTGTTCATCAAGGACGACTCCGGCAACCCGACGCACTCCTTCAAGGACCGTGTCGTCGCCATCGCCGTGGAGGCCGCGCGCGCCTTCGGCTTCACGACGCTCTCGTGCTCCTCCACCGGCAACCTCGCCGGCGCCGTGGGCGCGGCCGCTGCCCGGGCCGGCTTCCGCTCCTGCGTGTTCATCCCGCACGACCTGGAGCAGGGCAAGGTCGTCATGGCCGCGGTGTACGGCGGCGAGCTCGTCGGCATCGAGGGCAACTACGACGATGTGAACCGCTTCTGCTCCGAGCTCATCGGCGACCCGGTGGGCGAGGGCTGGGGCTTCGTCAACGTCAACCTCCGCCCGTACTACGGCGAGGGCTCCAAGACGCTGGCGTACGAGATCTGCGAGCAGCTCGGCTGGCGGCTGCCCGACCAGATCGTGATCCCGATCGCCTCGGGCTCGCAGCTCACGAAGATCGACAAGGGTCTGCAGGAGCTGATCAAGCTCGGTCTGGTCGAGGACAAGCCGTACAAGATCTTCGGCGCCCAGGCGGAGGGCTGCTCGCCGGTGTCGACGGCCTTCAAGGCCGGGCACGACGTCGTACGCCCCCAGAAGCCGAACACCATCGCCAAGTCGCTGGCCATCGGCAACCCGGCCGACGGCCCGTACGTGCTGGACATCGCGCGCCGCACGGGCGGTGCGGTCGAGGACGTCAACGACGAGCAGGTCGTCGACGCGATCAAGCTGCTGGCCCGCACCGAGGGCATCTTCGCGGAGACCGCGGGTGGTGTGACCGTCGGCGTGACGAAGAAGCTGATCGAGGCGGGCGTGCTGGACCCGTCGCTCACCACGGTCGTCCTCAACACCGGCGACGGGCTCAAGACGCTCGACGCGGTGGCGCCGACGACCGGCCTGACCGCGACGATCCGCCCGAGCGTGGACGCGTTCCGCGCCGCCGGCCTCGCCGGCTGA
- a CDS encoding ABC transporter substrate-binding protein, giving the protein MQRRFLGLTAAVAALGMTAALAGCGTSSGSGDVTLKLVAADYDVAGGESSKAYWADLVAEFEKTNPGIKVDVQIESWNDVDRKVAEMVKAGKAPDVAQIGAYADYAAADKLYTADQLLSIPVQSNFLAPLVDAGEQKRVQYGLPFVASTRLLFYNKKLFNEAGIKDTPQTWDDLQADAVKLKEQTDAKYPFALPLGPEEAQAETMMWLLSGGEGYVDPVGNYSIGSKTNISTFNWLKTNLVDKELTGPVAPGKLNRKDAFAAFTRGEVGMLNGHPSLMQAAAKAGIDVGTVALPGRAGKAKSTMGVADWIMGFKQNGHRAEVGTFLDFVFSDKNVLDFADQNDLLPSTISASEAMEKDPKHKDLREFLRALPTSELPPVGKTSWAKVSENIKGNIGKAVEPGGSPAIVLERIGRAAATAESAE; this is encoded by the coding sequence GTGCAGCGGCGCTTCTTGGGTCTGACCGCGGCAGTCGCCGCACTGGGAATGACAGCGGCACTCGCGGGCTGTGGCACCTCCAGCGGTTCCGGCGACGTGACTCTCAAGTTGGTCGCGGCCGACTACGACGTGGCCGGCGGCGAGAGCAGCAAGGCGTACTGGGCCGACCTGGTAGCCGAGTTCGAGAAGACGAACCCCGGCATCAAGGTCGACGTCCAGATCGAGTCCTGGAACGACGTCGACCGCAAGGTCGCCGAAATGGTAAAGGCCGGCAAGGCCCCCGACGTCGCACAGATCGGCGCGTACGCCGACTACGCCGCGGCCGACAAGCTCTACACCGCCGACCAACTGCTCTCCATACCCGTGCAGTCCAACTTCCTCGCACCCCTCGTCGACGCCGGCGAGCAGAAGCGCGTCCAGTACGGCCTGCCCTTCGTCGCCTCCACCCGGCTGCTCTTCTACAACAAGAAGCTCTTCAACGAGGCCGGGATCAAGGACACTCCGCAGACCTGGGACGACCTCCAGGCCGACGCGGTGAAGCTGAAGGAGCAGACCGACGCGAAGTACCCCTTCGCGCTGCCGCTCGGTCCCGAAGAGGCCCAGGCCGAGACCATGATGTGGCTGCTCAGCGGCGGAGAAGGGTACGTCGACCCGGTCGGCAACTACTCGATCGGCTCCAAGACGAACATCAGCACCTTCAACTGGCTGAAGACGAATCTCGTCGACAAGGAGCTGACCGGCCCGGTCGCCCCCGGCAAGCTGAACCGCAAGGACGCCTTCGCCGCCTTCACACGCGGTGAGGTCGGCATGCTCAACGGCCACCCCTCGCTGATGCAGGCCGCCGCGAAGGCGGGCATCGATGTCGGCACGGTCGCGCTGCCCGGCAGGGCCGGCAAGGCCAAGTCGACGATGGGCGTCGCCGACTGGATCATGGGCTTCAAGCAGAACGGCCACCGCGCCGAGGTCGGCACGTTCCTCGACTTCGTCTTCAGCGACAAGAACGTCCTCGACTTCGCCGACCAGAACGACCTGCTGCCGTCGACCATCTCCGCCTCCGAGGCGATGGAGAAGGACCCGAAGCACAAGGACCTGAGGGAGTTCCTGCGGGCGCTTCCCACCTCGGAGCTCCCGCCGGTCGGCAAGACCTCGTGGGCGAAGGTCAGCGAGAACATCAAGGGGAACATCGGCAAGGCCGTCGAGCCGGGCGGCAGCCCGGCGATCGTCCTGGAGCGGATCGGCCGGGCGGCGGCCACGGCGGAGAGCGCCGAGTAG
- the otsB gene encoding trehalose-phosphatase has translation MGSTPYAHPLPTPSTPAGRDGLAALLARPDQAVVALDFDGTLAEIVPDPEQARAHPGAVPALAALAPKVASVAVVTGRPAGVAVRYGGFAGVPGLDHLVVLGHYGAERWDAVTGTVRTPAPHPGVAAARAELPGFLDDIGAWHGTWIEEKGQAVAVHTRRASDPQAAFEALRGPLAVLAARHGLIVEPGRMVLELRPPGMDKGVALAEYVREVDAQAVLYAGDDLGDLPAFGAVEKLRSDGVPGLLVCSGSAEVPELADRADLLLPGPAAVVGFLSALAQRL, from the coding sequence ATGGGCAGCACTCCGTACGCGCACCCCTTGCCGACGCCGTCCACCCCGGCCGGCCGTGATGGTCTGGCCGCGCTTCTCGCCCGGCCCGACCAGGCGGTCGTCGCCCTCGACTTCGACGGCACCCTCGCCGAGATCGTGCCCGACCCCGAGCAGGCCCGCGCCCACCCCGGCGCCGTCCCCGCTCTCGCCGCGCTCGCGCCGAAGGTCGCCTCCGTCGCCGTGGTCACCGGCCGCCCCGCGGGTGTCGCCGTGCGGTACGGCGGCTTCGCCGGAGTGCCGGGCCTGGACCATCTCGTGGTCCTCGGTCACTACGGCGCCGAGCGCTGGGACGCCGTCACCGGCACCGTCCGCACGCCCGCGCCGCACCCGGGAGTCGCGGCGGCCCGCGCCGAACTCCCGGGATTCCTGGACGACATCGGCGCCTGGCACGGCACCTGGATCGAGGAGAAGGGCCAGGCCGTCGCGGTCCACACGCGCCGCGCGTCCGACCCGCAGGCGGCCTTCGAGGCCCTGCGCGGACCGCTCGCCGTGCTCGCCGCCCGGCACGGCCTGATCGTGGAGCCGGGCCGTATGGTCCTGGAGCTGCGCCCGCCGGGCATGGACAAGGGCGTGGCCCTCGCCGAGTACGTACGCGAAGTGGACGCCCAGGCCGTGCTCTACGCGGGCGACGACCTCGGCGATCTGCCCGCCTTCGGCGCCGTCGAGAAACTCCGCTCGGACGGCGTCCCCGGACTGCTGGTGTGCAGCGGCAGCGCGGAGGTCCCGGAGCTCGCGGACCGCGCCGATCTGCTGCTGCCGGGCCCTGCCGCGGTGGTCGGCTTCCTGTCAGCCCTGGCGCAGCGCCTGTAG
- a CDS encoding DUF3263 domain-containing protein, which translates to MLDRMTDDDALSERDRAVLAMERRSWPGPGAKERAVREQLGISPVRYYQLLNALLDDARALAHDPVTVNRLRRVRDDRRSRR; encoded by the coding sequence ATGTTGGATCGTATGACCGACGACGATGCGCTCTCCGAGCGGGACCGTGCCGTACTGGCCATGGAGCGCCGCTCCTGGCCGGGTCCCGGCGCCAAGGAGCGCGCCGTCCGGGAGCAGCTCGGCATCTCCCCGGTCCGCTACTACCAGCTGCTCAACGCCCTCCTCGACGACGCGCGCGCCCTGGCCCACGACCCGGTCACGGTCAACCGGCTGCGCCGTGTCAGAGACGACCGGCGCAGTCGCCGATAG
- a CDS encoding glucosyl-3-phosphoglycerate synthase — MLEEVERWLTRRSWSAADRPLDRLVAAKRGTTISVVLPALDEESTVGDIVTVIRRELMEAVPLVDELVVVDSGSTDRTPEVAAAAGARVVHRDAILPRIPAVPGKGEVLWRSLMVTSGDIVCFIDADLREFSADFVSGIVGPLLTEPDVQFVKGMYDRPLGPEFDALASGRTAGQGGRVTELVARPLLNLHWPQLAGFVQPLGGEYAARRSLLERLPFPVGYGVELGLLVDALHTVGLDALAQVDVGSRKHRHQDEQALGRMAAAIYRTAQLRLSRGHLVRPSLTQFERGEDGFVPRTYVVDTEERPPMREIGEYAARRAA, encoded by the coding sequence GTGCTGGAAGAGGTGGAGCGCTGGCTGACCAGGCGTTCCTGGTCCGCGGCCGACCGCCCGCTCGACCGGCTGGTGGCCGCCAAGCGCGGTACGACCATCAGCGTCGTCCTGCCCGCGCTCGACGAGGAGTCGACCGTCGGCGATATCGTCACGGTGATCCGGCGCGAGCTGATGGAGGCCGTGCCCCTCGTCGACGAGCTGGTCGTCGTCGACTCGGGCTCGACCGACCGTACGCCGGAGGTCGCCGCGGCTGCCGGTGCGCGGGTGGTGCACCGGGACGCGATCCTGCCCCGGATACCCGCCGTGCCCGGCAAGGGCGAGGTGCTGTGGCGGTCGCTGATGGTGACGAGCGGCGACATCGTCTGCTTCATCGACGCGGATCTGCGGGAGTTCTCCGCGGACTTCGTCTCCGGGATCGTGGGGCCGCTGCTGACCGAGCCCGACGTGCAGTTCGTCAAAGGCATGTACGACCGGCCGCTGGGACCTGAGTTCGATGCGCTCGCCTCCGGCAGGACGGCGGGTCAGGGGGGACGGGTCACCGAGCTGGTGGCCAGGCCGCTGCTGAATCTGCACTGGCCGCAGCTGGCCGGGTTCGTCCAGCCGCTGGGCGGGGAGTACGCGGCGCGGCGCTCTCTCCTGGAGCGGCTGCCCTTCCCCGTGGGTTACGGAGTGGAGCTGGGGCTGCTCGTCGACGCGCTGCACACGGTGGGCCTGGACGCGCTGGCGCAGGTGGACGTCGGCTCGCGCAAGCACCGCCATCAGGACGAGCAGGCGCTGGGCAGGATGGCCGCCGCCATCTACCGTACGGCCCAACTGCGGCTCTCCCGGGGCCACTTGGTGCGGCCCTCGCTCACCCAGTTCGAGCGGGGCGAGGACGGCTTCGTACCGCGTACGTATGTGGTGGACACGGAGGAGCGGCCGCCGATGCGCGAGATCGGTGAGTACGCGGCGCGTCGCGCGGCATAA
- a CDS encoding SIS domain-containing protein, with amino-acid sequence MSRTAAEIATQPACWRRAAEAAALFEGLPEPGERVAVTGCGTSWFMAIAYAALREAAGHGETDAFASSEFPSGRSYDRVVAITRSGTTTEVLELLSALRGKVPTLALTADPKTPVMDAADAVAVLDWADEESVVQTRFATTALAFLRAGLGDIPGVKPVAEAAVDAELAITEPLPEAVVGAEQWTFLGRGWTYGLALEAALKMREAAGAWTESYPAMEYRHGPISITGPGRVAWVFGTLPEGLSVDVARVGGTLVARQEADPLADLIRAQRLAVTLAESKGYDPDHPRNLTRSVILSS; translated from the coding sequence ATGTCCCGTACCGCAGCAGAGATTGCCACCCAGCCCGCGTGCTGGCGACGAGCCGCCGAGGCCGCCGCCCTCTTCGAGGGGTTGCCGGAGCCGGGTGAGCGCGTCGCCGTCACCGGGTGCGGGACGTCGTGGTTCATGGCGATCGCGTACGCCGCGCTGCGGGAGGCGGCGGGACACGGTGAGACGGACGCGTTCGCCTCGTCCGAGTTCCCGTCGGGCCGTTCCTACGACCGCGTCGTCGCGATCACGCGCTCGGGGACGACGACGGAGGTGCTGGAGCTGCTGTCCGCCCTCCGCGGCAAGGTCCCGACGCTGGCCCTGACCGCGGACCCCAAGACGCCCGTCATGGACGCGGCGGACGCGGTGGCGGTGCTGGACTGGGCGGACGAGGAGTCGGTCGTCCAGACGCGTTTCGCGACGACCGCGCTTGCCTTCCTGCGGGCCGGTCTGGGTGACATCCCCGGCGTGAAGCCGGTCGCCGAGGCGGCGGTCGACGCGGAGCTGGCGATCACGGAGCCGCTGCCGGAGGCGGTGGTGGGGGCGGAGCAGTGGACGTTCCTGGGCCGCGGCTGGACGTACGGTCTCGCGTTGGAGGCGGCGCTGAAGATGCGTGAGGCGGCGGGCGCGTGGACGGAGTCGTACCCGGCGATGGAGTACCGCCACGGTCCGATCTCGATCACGGGCCCGGGCCGGGTGGCGTGGGTGTTCGGCACGCTGCCGGAGGGCTTGTCGGTGGACGTGGCGAGGGTGGGCGGCACGCTGGTGGCCCGCCAGGAAGCGGACCCCTTGGCGGACCTGATCCGCGCGCAGCGCCTGGCGGTAACGCTGGCGGAATCCAAGGGCTACGACCCGGACCACCCGCGCAACCTGACGCGCAGCGTGATTTTGTCCTCCTGA
- a CDS encoding MoaD/ThiS family protein: MSVKVRIPTILRTYTGGQAEVPAEGATLSEVIADLEKNHTGIAARVLDDQGKLRRFVNVYVNDDDVRFEQGLQTATPDGAGVSIIPAVAGG; encoded by the coding sequence ATGAGCGTCAAGGTCCGCATCCCCACCATTCTCCGTACGTACACGGGCGGTCAGGCCGAGGTCCCGGCGGAGGGCGCGACGCTCTCCGAGGTCATCGCCGACCTGGAGAAGAACCACACGGGCATCGCCGCCCGCGTCCTGGACGACCAGGGCAAGCTGCGCCGCTTTGTGAACGTGTACGTGAATGACGACGATGTCCGGTTCGAGCAGGGCCTTCAGACGGCGACCCCGGACGGTGCCGGAGTTTCGATCATTCCCGCCGTCGCCGGCGGCTGA
- the groL gene encoding chaperonin GroEL (60 kDa chaperone family; promotes refolding of misfolded polypeptides especially under stressful conditions; forms two stacked rings of heptamers to form a barrel-shaped 14mer; ends can be capped by GroES; misfolded proteins enter the barrel where they are refolded when GroES binds) produces the protein MAKIIAFDEEARRGLERGMNQLADAVKVTLGPKGRNVVLEKKWGAPTITNDGVSIAKEIELEDPYEKIGAELVKEVAKKTDDVAGDGTTTATVLAQALVREGLRNVAAGANPMALKRGIEKAVEAVSGALLEQAKDVETKEQIASTASISAADTQIGELIAEAMDKVGKEGVITVEESQTFGLELELTEGMRFDKGYISAYFATDMERMEASLDDPYILIVNSKVSNVKDLLPLLEKVMQSGKPLLIIAEDVEGEALSTLVVNKIRGTFKSVAVKAPGFGDRRKAMLNDIAILTGGTVISEEVGLKLDNAGLDLLGRARKVVITKDETTIVDGSGESDQVAGRVNQIRAEIENSDSDYDREKLQERLAKLAGGVAVIKAGAATEVELKERKHRIEDAVRNAKAAVEEGIVAGGGVALLQAASVFEKLELTGDEATGAAIVKLALEAPLKQIAVNGGLEGGVVVEKVRNLAVGHGLNAATGEYVDMIAEGIIDPAKVTRSALQNAASIAALFLTTEAVIADKPEKAGAAAPGGMPGGDMDF, from the coding sequence ATGGCCAAGATCATCGCGTTCGACGAGGAGGCACGGCGCGGTCTCGAGCGCGGGATGAACCAGCTCGCCGACGCCGTCAAGGTCACCCTTGGCCCCAAGGGCCGCAACGTCGTCCTCGAGAAGAAGTGGGGCGCCCCCACGATCACCAACGATGGTGTTTCCATCGCCAAGGAGATCGAGCTCGAGGACCCGTACGAGAAGATCGGCGCCGAGCTGGTCAAGGAAGTCGCCAAGAAGACGGACGACGTCGCCGGTGACGGTACGACCACCGCGACCGTCCTGGCGCAGGCGCTGGTCCGCGAGGGCCTGCGCAACGTAGCCGCCGGCGCCAACCCGATGGCCCTCAAGCGCGGCATCGAGAAGGCCGTCGAGGCCGTCTCCGGTGCGCTGCTGGAGCAGGCCAAGGACGTGGAGACCAAGGAGCAGATCGCTTCGACGGCCTCCATCTCCGCCGCCGACACCCAGATCGGCGAGCTCATCGCCGAGGCCATGGACAAGGTCGGCAAGGAAGGCGTCATCACCGTCGAGGAGTCCCAGACCTTCGGTCTGGAGCTCGAGCTCACCGAGGGCATGCGCTTCGACAAGGGCTACATCTCGGCGTACTTCGCCACCGACATGGAGCGTATGGAGGCGTCGCTCGACGACCCGTACATCCTGATCGTCAACTCCAAGGTCAGCAACGTGAAGGACCTCCTTCCGCTGCTGGAGAAGGTCATGCAGTCGGGCAAGCCCCTGCTGATCATCGCCGAGGACGTCGAGGGCGAGGCCCTGTCGACCCTGGTCGTCAACAAGATCCGTGGCACCTTCAAGTCCGTTGCCGTCAAGGCTCCGGGCTTCGGTGACCGCCGCAAGGCGATGCTGAACGACATCGCCATCCTCACGGGCGGCACGGTCATCTCCGAGGAGGTCGGCCTCAAGCTCGACAACGCGGGCCTGGACCTGCTGGGCCGCGCCCGCAAGGTCGTCATCACCAAGGACGAGACCACGATCGTCGACGGCTCCGGCGAGAGCGACCAGGTTGCCGGTCGCGTGAACCAGATCCGTGCCGAGATCGAGAACAGCGACTCGGACTACGACCGCGAGAAGCTCCAGGAGCGCCTCGCGAAGCTGGCCGGCGGCGTGGCCGTCATCAAGGCCGGCGCCGCGACCGAGGTCGAGCTCAAGGAGCGCAAGCACCGCATCGAGGACGCTGTTCGCAACGCGAAGGCGGCCGTCGAGGAGGGCATCGTCGCCGGTGGTGGCGTGGCTCTGCTCCAGGCTGCCTCGGTCTTCGAGAAGCTCGAGCTCACGGGCGACGAGGCCACCGGTGCCGCGATCGTCAAGCTCGCGCTGGAGGCTCCGCTCAAGCAGATCGCCGTCAACGGTGGTCTCGAGGGTGGCGTCGTCGTCGAGAAGGTGCGCAACCTGGCCGTCGGCCACGGCCTGAACGCCGCGACCGGCGAGTACGTCGACATGATCGCCGAGGGCATCATCGACCCCGCGAAGGTGACCCGCTCTGCTCTGCAGAACGCGGCCTCCATCGCGGCGCTGTTCCTGACCACCGAGGCCGTCATCGCCGACAAGCCGGAGAAGGCGGGCGCCGCCGCTCCGGGCGGTATGCCGGGCGGTGACATGGACTTCTGA
- a CDS encoding alpha,alpha-trehalose-phosphate synthase (UDP-forming) has product MVSEQTAAQVLVASNRGPVSYTLSKDGSLDARRGGGGLVSGLSAIGSEADALWVCAALGDGDREAVRRGVGEPGVLMLDIDPAVHSDAYNGIANSVLWFVHHMLYQTPLEPVFDAEFRRQWASYETYNQAFADALAAHAAEGAAVLVQDYHLALVPGMLRERRPDLRIGHFSHTPWAPVDYFRMLPDDIAEQLLRGLLGADRTCFLTRRWADAFTACCAEVLGADSLAGTRIGVHGLGADADFLRERAHRPDVAERMAALREQVGPGRKTIVRVDRTELSKNIVRGLLAFRQLLMARPEWRERVVHVAFAYPSRQDLAVYRDYTAEVQRLADEINSAYGTATWTPVVLHVKDDFARSLAAYRLADVALVNPIRDGMNLVAKEIPVVSDEGCVLVLSREAGAYEELGEDAVVVNPYDVMATADALHEALTMPDDERSRHTKRLAAAATALPPQQWFLEQLQALRQG; this is encoded by the coding sequence ATGGTCTCCGAGCAGACAGCCGCCCAGGTCCTCGTCGCGTCCAACCGCGGCCCGGTCTCGTACACGCTGAGCAAGGACGGTTCACTCGACGCCCGTCGCGGCGGGGGCGGGCTGGTCTCCGGCCTGTCGGCCATCGGTTCCGAGGCGGACGCCCTGTGGGTGTGCGCCGCCCTGGGCGACGGCGACCGCGAGGCGGTACGGCGAGGGGTCGGCGAGCCCGGGGTGCTGATGCTCGACATCGACCCGGCCGTCCACTCCGACGCGTACAACGGCATCGCGAACTCCGTGCTCTGGTTCGTCCACCACATGCTCTACCAGACGCCGCTGGAGCCGGTCTTCGACGCGGAGTTCCGCCGGCAGTGGGCCTCCTACGAGACCTACAACCAGGCCTTCGCGGACGCGCTGGCGGCTCATGCCGCCGAAGGCGCCGCGGTCCTCGTGCAGGACTACCACCTGGCGCTGGTGCCCGGCATGCTCCGCGAGCGGCGGCCCGACCTCAGGATCGGGCACTTCTCGCACACCCCATGGGCGCCCGTCGACTACTTCCGGATGCTGCCCGACGACATCGCCGAGCAGCTCCTGCGCGGACTCCTCGGCGCGGACCGGACCTGTTTTCTGACCCGGCGGTGGGCGGATGCGTTCACGGCGTGCTGTGCGGAGGTGCTGGGCGCGGACTCGCTCGCGGGCACCCGGATCGGGGTGCACGGGCTCGGCGCGGACGCGGACTTCCTGCGGGAGCGCGCGCACCGGCCGGATGTGGCCGAGCGCATGGCCGCGCTGCGCGAACAGGTGGGCCCCGGGCGCAAGACCATCGTCCGGGTGGACCGTACGGAACTGTCCAAGAACATCGTCCGCGGGCTGCTGGCCTTCCGCCAGCTCCTCATGGCCCGCCCGGAGTGGCGGGAGCGGGTCGTCCATGTCGCCTTCGCCTACCCCTCCCGGCAGGACCTGGCGGTGTACCGCGACTACACGGCGGAGGTCCAGCGCCTCGCCGACGAGATCAACTCCGCCTACGGGACGGCGACTTGGACCCCGGTCGTCCTCCATGTGAAGGACGACTTCGCCCGCTCGCTGGCCGCGTACCGGCTGGCCGACGTCGCCCTGGTCAACCCGATCCGCGACGGCATGAACCTCGTCGCCAAGGAGATCCCGGTCGTCTCCGACGAGGGCTGCGTGCTGGTGCTCTCGCGGGAGGCGGGGGCGTACGAGGAGCTGGGCGAGGACGCGGTGGTGGTGAATCCGTACGACGTGATGGCCACGGCCGACGCACTCCACGAGGCGCTGACGATGCCGGACGACGAGCGGTCCCGGCACACCAAGCGGCTCGCGGCCGCGGCGACCGCGCTGCCGCCGCAGCAGTGGTTCCTGGAACAGCTACAGGCGCTGCGCCAGGGCTGA
- a CDS encoding ROK family protein produces the protein MKAALVGVDGTLLHEARRATGRERGADAVVESILDFAGELRAHGTEHLGESAVAAGVAVPGIVDSENGIAVYAANLGWRDVPLRARLAERLGGVPVALGHDVRTGGLAEGRIGAGQGADRFLFVPLGTGIAGAIGIAGSIEAGAHGYAGEIGHIVVRPDGPDCGCGQRGCLETLASAAAVTRAWAEAGGGPDADAADCAKAVESGDERAVRVWLDAVDALAAGLVTALTLLDPGTLIIGGGLAEAGETLFTPLRAAVEERVTFQKLPAIVPAALGDTAGCLGAGLLAWDLLATDTDTATDTATDSEETA, from the coding sequence ATGAAGGCCGCCCTCGTCGGGGTGGACGGGACCCTGCTCCACGAGGCCCGCCGCGCGACCGGGCGGGAGCGCGGGGCCGACGCCGTCGTGGAGTCGATCCTCGACTTCGCCGGCGAGCTCCGCGCGCACGGCACCGAGCACCTCGGCGAGAGCGCCGTCGCCGCCGGTGTCGCCGTCCCCGGCATCGTCGACTCCGAGAACGGCATCGCCGTCTACGCCGCCAACCTCGGCTGGCGCGACGTACCGCTCAGGGCCCGGCTCGCCGAGCGTCTCGGCGGCGTACCCGTCGCGCTCGGACACGACGTCCGCACCGGCGGACTCGCCGAGGGCCGGATCGGGGCAGGACAGGGCGCCGACCGTTTCCTGTTCGTGCCGCTCGGCACCGGGATCGCCGGGGCCATCGGCATCGCGGGGTCCATCGAGGCCGGCGCCCACGGATACGCCGGCGAGATCGGCCATATCGTCGTCCGCCCCGACGGACCCGACTGCGGCTGCGGCCAGCGCGGCTGTCTCGAGACGCTCGCATCCGCCGCGGCGGTGACCCGCGCGTGGGCCGAGGCCGGCGGCGGCCCGGACGCCGACGCCGCCGACTGCGCGAAGGCCGTCGAGTCCGGCGACGAACGCGCCGTACGGGTGTGGCTCGACGCCGTCGACGCGCTCGCCGCCGGACTCGTCACCGCGCTCACCCTGCTGGACCCCGGCACCCTGATCATCGGTGGCGGTCTGGCCGAGGCGGGGGAAACCTTGTTCACACCGCTGCGGGCCGCGGTCGAGGAGCGCGTCACGTTCCAGAAGCTGCCCGCCATCGTCCCGGCGGCCCTCGGGGACACCGCCGGATGCCTCGGCGCGGGACTGCTCGCCTGGGATCTGCTCGCCACCGACACCGACACCGCTACCGACACCGCCACCGACTCGGAGGAAACCGCCTGA